The Deltaproteobacteria bacterium DNA window CGAAACAAATACCCCAGCCGTAGGCTCACGGATTCAGGGAAAAGGCCGTTGCACCACCAAAGCGGTTATCCGGCCGATGAGGCACTGCCCCGCACCCCCTCCCCACCTTTCGATTTCACAGCATAAGTCTGCGGGCCGGGGTATTTAAGGAGGCACGGATCATGACCGCTTAGTCTGACCCACCGAACTGGCGGCAGTTGCCGTAAAGTACCAGGAACTCAAGGCCATGGACGTCGAGGTCCTCGCCATGAGCACGGACAGCCGTTTTACCCACAAGATCTGGCAGGACGAGGAACTTTCGAAGATGGTTCCTGGCGGCGTGCCGTTTCCAATGCTTTCTGACGCTGGAGGCCGCATCGGACAGGTCTACGGGGTCTATCAGGGAAACGGATCAGCAACCCCTGAGGATGTCGAGGATATCGGTGATCCCCTTTCGCCCAAGCCCGGCCATGAGTTCGAAGCCTGACCAGGCAAAGGGGGATCCCTCGGCCGTGGCCTGGATCTCCACAAATGCGCCAGAGCCCGTCATCACGAAGTTCGCATCCACATCCGCTCGGGAATCCTCCTCGTAGTCGAGGTCGAGGAGCACCTCCCCGTCTACGATCCCAGCGCTCACGGCCGCGAGCCTGTCTTTTAAAGGATTTTCCGCGATAAGCCCCATTGCGAGCATGCGGGTCACTGCTTCTTCCAGAGCGAGATAGGCCCCTGTAATGGAGGCGGTGCGCGTTCCCCCGTCGGCCTGGATGACGTCGCAGTCCACCCTAAGGGTCCTTGGCCCTAATCGGTCAAGGTCGACCACCGATCTCAGGGATCGTCCGATGAGCCGCTGGATCTCGAAGGTCCGGCCCTGGACCTTGCCGGAACGCGACTCACGTGGGATCCGTAAGGCCGTGGAGCGGGGAAGAAGGGCGTATTCAGCGGTCACCCAACCCTTCCCCGTCCCTTTAAGAAACGGCGGGACGTCCTCCTCCACACTCACCGCGCACAGGACCCAGGTATTGCCCTGTCTGAAAAAGACCGACCCCTCGGCATGGGTGAGGAACCGGCGGGCAACCTCGATACGTCTCACCTCGTCGTGTCTTCGTCCGTCATGTCTTTTCATGAAGGTCTCCAAAAATGGGACTGAAATGAACGCAGAACCGCGGGGAAGAAATATGTGTACCCCTGCACCTGGGGCACTTGCCAGGTCGCCCGATCCGGTCCCGCTTCTCGAAGACGAAACCGCAGGAGAGGCACTCGGGGGGAGAAACTATGAGGCCTCCCCTTCTGCGAAGGCTACGCCTCAGGTGCTCCAGGTGTTCCTGGGCCTCTTTCTCCGGGATCCCGAGTGACTTCGAGATATCCAAAAGGGTGCACCACCCTCCTGCGAGCAGGGCAAGGATCTCTTTACGAACCGTATGTATCGCAGGTTCGCGGCGGGAAGACGAATCCCTCGAGCAACGGCCTTTCTTGTCAAACGGGATGCAAGGCTTCATTTCAGTGCCCTTGGTGTTAATGTAGTTGGTTTATTTGTATATACTCAACCCCGAGGGCAATAAAATGGACCGGGCATCCGAAAGAAAAACCGGGCAGGGAGGGAAACGGTGCGAAGATCTTATCCACCTTGCCGAATCCATCTTCAGGGATCACGGGGCAGGGCTCCTTGCGGATCCGGAACTCGGCCTCCTCCTCACCGAATACGAAAAGGAGATCCACTCCACCGGACACCTTATGGAGGAACTCGGCACCTTCGCCGACTGTTCCGGCTGCGCCGTCCGCGAACCCGGTGGATGCTGCGGGGCCGGGATCGAGGACTGGTACGGCCTTCCCCACCTGCTCATCAACCTTCTCCTCGGAAGGGAGATCCCAATGGATCGTACCCATGAGGCATGTTGCCTGTTCCTTGGGGAAAGCGGATGCCGTCTTCTTGCACGCCACGATATCTGCGTGAATTACCTGTGCGACCGGATCACGAAAAGGCTTGCCGCCCAGGATCTGGACCATCTCAAGGCCCAGGCGGGCCGGGAACTCTTTGCCGGATGGCAGGCGGAACGGCGTCTTCTTCACCTCTTGAAAACCCGCACCACCATATCCATTGCCTATCCATGAAAAAGGCCCTGGGGGCTACACGGACGGACATCTTTTTTCTTGTCATTTTCGCAGCAGGCCCTTTCAGAGTCTCCTCTCCGGGCTCGGCATCGCCATTGGGATCTCAGCGGTCATCATCCTGACCTCCATAGGTGAAGGCATCCATAGATTCGTTCTTGCCATATTCAGCCAGTGAGGTCGGAATGAACCCTCCAGCCACTTTCCGTAAATACGCACCACGGATAGAATACTTGGCTAATATGACTATCTCTGACCCTCCCCACCCCCCTGAAGACCCCACACACCCGAAAACAGGCCCTATCCATCACCGCGCATCTTCGCCCGGGCCTACTGCCCGAAAACGTCTCTGGCCCCCTTTTTTCGTCTCCCTCGCCGTCACCCTTGCAACCAGTGCCTTTCTCTTCCAGGCCCCTGACATAAACGCGCCGTTTATCTGGAAGAGGATCGTCTGGCCCCTGATCCGGCTCCTCGGCGTGGTGACCCTCACCCTCGGGCTCACCTCGCTTGTAGAGGCCCTCGGGTGGTCCCGGTTCGTCTCCGGGCTCTTCCGGCCCCTACTCAAAATCGGCCATTTCAGCGCAGCAAGCTCCTTTGCCTACACAACCGCCTTCCTCTCAGGGATCTCAGCCAATACCATCCTTGCCAAGGCATGGCAGGAAGGCGCAATAGACAGGCGGGAGCTGACCCTCTCCAATCTCCTGAACATCGGGCTTCCAAGCTTCGTCCTCCATCTCCCCCCCATGCTTGCCATAATCGTGCCCTTCGTGGGCAAGGCCGGTCTCATCTACGCAGGGGTCATGTTCGCGGCCGCAGTCATGCGAACCCTGTTTGTCCTCGCCCTGGCCCGT harbors:
- a CDS encoding nucleoside recognition protein, which produces MTISDPPHPPEDPTHPKTGPIHHRASSPGPTARKRLWPPFFVSLAVTLATSAFLFQAPDINAPFIWKRIVWPLIRLLGVVTLTLGLTSLVEALGWSRFVSGLFRPLLKIGHFSAASSFAYTTAFLSGISANTILAKAWQEGAIDRRELTLSNLLNIGLPSFVLHLPPMLAIIVPFVGKAGLIYAGVMFAAAVMRTLFVLALARSTLTNPHNPPEPAPSARPDRDTRSSDILASLAHRLFQIGTYTVPIYTLVVTLDRHGFFRWLQESAATIVTSEFIPVEGISVVVFSIVLEFTAGAAAAGAMLESGVLTTSQTVLALLAGNVIATPIRTLRHQLPGYLGIFSPGLGMKLLLYGQILRVVSVILSGGLYYLL
- a CDS encoding redoxin domain-containing protein, with protein sequence MDVEVLAMSTDSRFTHKIWQDEELSKMVPGGVPFPMLSDAGGRIGQVYGVYQGNGSATPEDVEDIGDPLSPKPGHEFEA
- the rph gene encoding ribonuclease PH, which translates into the protein MKRHDGRRHDEVRRIEVARRFLTHAEGSVFFRQGNTWVLCAVSVEEDVPPFLKGTGKGWVTAEYALLPRSTALRIPRESRSGKVQGRTFEIQRLIGRSLRSVVDLDRLGPRTLRVDCDVIQADGGTRTASITGAYLALEEAVTRMLAMGLIAENPLKDRLAAVSAGIVDGEVLLDLDYEEDSRADVDANFVMTGSGAFVEIQATAEGSPFAWSGFELMAGLGRKGITDILDILRGC